In one Candidatus Nitronereus thalassa genomic region, the following are encoded:
- a CDS encoding UbiA prenyltransferase family protein: protein MNSAPTSHAEMPIPVKPQGENGTREKSGKLPPSRPTFWGHVQIARIDHWFKNVFVFPGIVVALGLDPSLLSTPGLPIQLFFGLLAVCLVASSNYVVNEVLDAPNDRLHPTKCNRPVPSGKVSIPLAYVQWIFLMVVGLGIALQVSFPFAMTMLVLWIMGCIYNIPPVRSKDLPYLDVLSEAVNNPLRMMAGWYIAGAHILPPASLLISYWMIGCYFMAMKRFSEYRHIDDPVRAAAYRKSFSFYTEPRLLVSVMFYGSAAMLFFGSFLIRYRFELILAFPILAFVMATYLSLAFKENSAVQNPEGLYREPALMTAVITCTLTMAILMFIDIPFLYETFHPSLPLTK, encoded by the coding sequence ATGAATTCTGCGCCAACCAGCCATGCAGAAATGCCCATTCCAGTAAAACCTCAGGGTGAAAATGGAACACGTGAAAAAAGTGGGAAGCTACCGCCTTCACGACCTACATTTTGGGGCCATGTTCAGATTGCCCGTATCGACCATTGGTTTAAAAATGTGTTTGTGTTTCCCGGCATAGTGGTGGCTCTTGGGTTGGACCCCTCTTTACTTTCTACTCCTGGACTCCCGATTCAACTGTTCTTTGGTTTGCTAGCTGTATGCTTGGTCGCATCAAGTAACTATGTAGTTAATGAGGTCCTTGATGCTCCAAATGACCGGCTACATCCTACAAAATGCAATCGACCGGTCCCATCTGGCAAGGTTAGCATCCCACTGGCTTATGTCCAGTGGATTTTCTTAATGGTCGTAGGCTTGGGAATTGCGTTACAGGTATCTTTTCCCTTTGCAATGACGATGTTAGTGTTATGGATAATGGGGTGCATCTACAATATTCCCCCTGTGCGAAGCAAGGACCTTCCCTATTTAGATGTCCTTTCTGAAGCGGTAAATAACCCTCTCAGGATGATGGCTGGTTGGTATATCGCCGGAGCTCATATTTTACCCCCCGCGTCTTTGCTCATTAGCTATTGGATGATTGGATGTTATTTTATGGCCATGAAACGATTTTCAGAATATCGCCACATTGACGATCCAGTTCGGGCCGCCGCCTATCGAAAGTCATTCTCCTTTTATACCGAACCTCGTCTTTTAGTATCGGTAATGTTTTATGGGTCAGCGGCGATGTTATTTTTTGGGAGCTTTTTGATTCGCTATCGATTTGAACTCATTCTGGCCTTTCCCATCCTAGCCTTTGTTATGGCAACCTACTTGAGTTTAGCTTTTAAAGAAAATAGCGCTGTTCAAAATCCAGAGGGTTTATATCGAGAGCCTGCATTGATGACTGCTGTGATTACCTGTACGTTGACAATGGCAATTTTAATGTTCATTGATATTCCTTTTTTGTATGAGACCTTTCACCCTTCACTCCCTTTAACCAAGTAA
- a CDS encoding oligosaccharide flippase family protein — MTTLSQKVLTSSLLLLSARMIQRGLGLVSTLVLARLLTPNDFGIVAIVALTIALFEILSNTGSILYLTQKQDVSDMDLNTAWTIDLLLKSALWLLLIGATPYIADFYDNPTLIDAFFVVSFVLIFKAGANPGIILYRRALEYKKLFLLTLIEKVVSFCVVMIIVFVTPSFWAIIWGDLAAAISMLIGSYLLHPFRPRLNLSRFQEQWSFSQWILFKGLLGFFRSQIDTILVSKFFNAGDLGRYHLVRGVAVLPSTDIILPAVQPLLAAFSQSKHNLAALAYKVRLTLLMIVVTISPICFFMWNHPGPIVDVLLGSQWQNTYTLMMYFSILLFAFVFEQPLSDCFIALGKVKPLFYYDLISVVGITGLLVVFPGDTLEEFALRRGLLGLGFTSLFFIYTERMVNLSYIYTFSLLLPLLGCAYLAEMVLKLLSLPSIENPLISLCSLTLLYFVAYGMFLLISYYAFYQKTEEGRQIKGLIFSNIKTLSAKIR; from the coding sequence TTGACCACGCTTAGTCAAAAGGTCCTCACGAGTTCCTTATTACTATTGAGTGCTAGAATGATTCAACGTGGGCTCGGGCTCGTCAGCACACTTGTCCTCGCTCGGTTGCTAACACCAAATGATTTTGGAATTGTCGCGATTGTTGCACTCACCATTGCGTTATTTGAAATTTTATCCAATACGGGAAGCATTCTCTATCTCACACAAAAACAAGACGTTTCGGATATGGATCTCAACACGGCATGGACTATTGATCTTTTGCTTAAGTCGGCATTGTGGTTACTTTTAATCGGTGCAACACCCTACATCGCTGACTTCTATGACAATCCCACATTGATTGACGCCTTTTTTGTGGTGTCATTTGTCTTGATATTTAAGGCAGGAGCTAACCCTGGCATCATCCTTTATCGAAGAGCCCTGGAATATAAAAAATTATTTTTGCTCACTCTGATTGAAAAAGTAGTGTCGTTTTGTGTGGTGATGATTATTGTTTTTGTCACCCCATCATTCTGGGCGATTATTTGGGGCGATCTGGCGGCAGCCATATCCATGTTGATCGGCTCATATTTACTTCATCCCTTTAGGCCCAGACTCAACCTCAGCCGGTTTCAAGAGCAATGGAGCTTTTCGCAATGGATATTGTTTAAGGGGCTACTTGGGTTTTTCAGATCGCAAATCGATACGATACTAGTTTCGAAATTCTTTAACGCGGGCGATCTTGGAAGATACCACTTAGTAAGAGGCGTAGCCGTCTTGCCGAGTACGGATATTATTTTGCCAGCCGTTCAGCCATTACTTGCAGCATTTTCTCAATCAAAACATAATCTTGCCGCACTTGCATATAAAGTACGCCTAACTCTCCTCATGATTGTCGTCACCATCAGTCCAATTTGTTTTTTTATGTGGAACCATCCCGGCCCGATTGTCGATGTGTTATTGGGTAGTCAATGGCAAAATACTTATACCCTCATGATGTATTTTTCCATATTATTGTTTGCCTTTGTTTTCGAACAGCCTCTAAGCGATTGCTTTATTGCTCTGGGAAAGGTCAAACCACTGTTTTACTATGATTTAATTTCGGTAGTCGGCATCACTGGATTACTTGTGGTTTTTCCTGGGGATACCCTGGAAGAGTTTGCTCTACGTCGAGGTCTACTCGGTCTAGGCTTTACCTCATTATTCTTTATTTACACAGAAAGGATGGTTAATCTATCCTACATTTACACCTTTTCTCTCTTACTTCCTTTGCTTGGGTGCGCATATCTGGCCGAAATGGTGTTAAAACTGTTATCACTCCCGAGCATTGAAAATCCCTTAATATCGTTGTGTTCCCTGACATTACTTTATTTTGTCGCTTACGGCATGTTTTTATTAATATCGTATTACGCTTTTTATCAAAAAACGGAAGAAGGGCGACAAATTAAAGGCCTCATCTTTTCAAATATCAAGACTTTATCGGCCAAAATTCGTTAG
- a CDS encoding glycosyltransferase family 2 protein: MKLSTVILSFNSQRYLEHCIRQLVTALDQCEGPHEIFVCDNGSSDGSADILRKLEAEFPEVVKGIYFETNTGTTVSRNAALSRAGGKYILIIDSDTYVNVEAIQFLMKRLDQEPYCGMAVPALTYPDGRFQISVDSFPTLIHKAKRFFMLKRMENQMDQRPGLGESRVVDYAISAFWMFRRDVLEKVGLLDERIFYSPEDVDFSIRIWKAGYYIKYFPEVSVIHDAQEISRARGIKINLFTLSHLKGLLYLFLKHRYIFGLQGLYHRIGRAVGS; the protein is encoded by the coding sequence ATGAAACTGTCAACCGTTATTTTGTCATTTAATTCTCAAAGATACCTAGAGCATTGCATCCGTCAACTTGTCACTGCACTGGACCAGTGTGAAGGGCCACATGAAATTTTTGTCTGCGATAATGGCTCTTCAGATGGTAGCGCCGACATTCTGAGGAAACTGGAAGCCGAATTTCCCGAGGTAGTGAAAGGGATTTATTTTGAGACCAACACGGGAACCACGGTTTCCCGAAATGCTGCGTTGTCCAGAGCAGGAGGGAAGTACATATTGATTATTGATTCGGATACGTATGTCAATGTTGAAGCGATTCAATTTTTAATGAAGCGGTTGGATCAAGAACCTTATTGTGGCATGGCTGTGCCGGCTCTTACGTATCCTGACGGGCGCTTTCAAATAAGTGTAGATTCTTTCCCAACCTTAATACATAAAGCAAAACGATTCTTTATGTTGAAGAGGATGGAAAACCAAATGGACCAACGGCCAGGACTTGGCGAAAGTCGTGTGGTGGATTATGCCATTTCGGCCTTTTGGATGTTTCGTCGCGATGTTCTGGAGAAGGTGGGATTATTGGATGAACGCATTTTTTATTCTCCTGAAGATGTAGATTTCTCTATCAGGATTTGGAAGGCAGGGTACTATATTAAGTACTTCCCAGAGGTATCAGTGATTCATGATGCCCAAGAAATTTCACGGGCCAGAGGTATAAAAATTAATTTGTTTACTCTTAGCCACTTAAAGGGCTTGCTCTATCTGTTCTTGAAGCATCGATATATCTTTGGATTGCAGGGCTTATACCATCGTATTGGCCGTGCCGTTGGGTCCTAG
- a CDS encoding HAD family hydrolase gives MDISKVRAILFDLDGTLYYQPPLRMLMGFELSTLPLTMGSLAKTRSVLEVIKQFRTIREELRHLGNPSECLKEIQYQQASKVVGVKAEEVKRIVEEWMYHRPLKYLKWCRRMGAISFFTEAQRRGIKIGVFSDYPAQEKLEALELESFVQLVLCATDKEINAFKPHPRGFLRACECWGLPPQEVLYVGDRPEVDGKGALAAGMPCMMVGGTFQRPSQGSVSEENISSFRGLQQLLSS, from the coding sequence ATGGATATTTCAAAAGTACGAGCCATTCTCTTTGATTTGGACGGTACCCTCTATTACCAGCCACCACTTCGTATGTTAATGGGCTTTGAGCTGAGCACTTTGCCATTGACCATGGGGTCCTTGGCCAAAACTCGTTCTGTCCTGGAAGTCATTAAACAGTTTCGGACTATTCGGGAAGAACTTCGCCATCTTGGAAATCCGTCGGAGTGTCTAAAGGAGATACAATACCAACAAGCATCCAAGGTGGTTGGAGTAAAGGCCGAGGAAGTGAAGCGTATCGTTGAGGAATGGATGTATCATCGCCCCTTAAAATATCTCAAATGGTGTCGACGAATGGGCGCCATCTCATTTTTTACAGAAGCCCAACGTAGGGGAATAAAAATTGGCGTGTTTTCTGATTATCCAGCACAAGAGAAACTTGAAGCCCTAGAGCTCGAATCATTTGTGCAGCTGGTGTTATGTGCCACAGATAAAGAAATTAATGCCTTTAAGCCACACCCACGGGGTTTTCTTCGAGCATGTGAATGTTGGGGGCTGCCACCCCAAGAGGTGTTGTATGTTGGAGATCGTCCAGAGGTTGATGGGAAAGGTGCATTGGCCGCAGGTATGCCATGCATGATGGTTGGTGGAACCTTTCAGCGGCCGTCCCAAGGCTCCGTTTCTGAAGAAAATATTTCCTCATTTCGTGGGCTGCAACAATTACTGTCTAGTTAA